One window of the Dendropsophus ebraccatus isolate aDenEbr1 chromosome 12, aDenEbr1.pat, whole genome shotgun sequence genome contains the following:
- the POU2AF1 gene encoding POU domain class 2-associating factor 1 isoform X1, producing MDLDYNHSPGMNYTAVTSDQHQHNQNRPYLGVRVKEPVKELLKRKRGNLAGASSLTPMVPTSYQALPQYTSVVSNTTELPYVDLDATTSLLPIQDEGTFYTGWISQPSSFQPITQWTTCPEYISHETVSCPYTGDMYVQPMCQGYTVVGPPSVLTYTSQPLLTNFTTRNTTPCVATQIEYSEQQTPLTYFPWAQTIPSIPSLSTATHSIPYQATPTTVQSQQFVPIPIAVSDTLPVELDESRRDIPIVPTEKLLQGEEGNDSYVLHHTLSIESL from the exons CTGTGACTTCAGATCAGCACCAGCATAACCAAAACCGACCTTACCTTGGAGTGCGAGTCAAGGAACCAGTCAAAGAGCTTCTGAAAAGAAAGAGAGGAAATTTAGCTGGTGCTAGCTCCTTAACGCCCATG GTGCCCACATCTTACCAGGCTCTTCCACAGTACACGTCAGTAG TCTCAAATACCACTGAGCTTCCCTATGTCGATTTGGATGCTACAACATCATTACTGCCAATACAAGATGAAGGAACGTTCTACACTGGATGGATTTCTCAGCCGTCCTCCTTTCAGCCTATAACACAATGGACAACATGCCCAGAGTACATTTCACATGAGACTGTCAGCTGTCCGTACACAGGAGATATGTATGTTCAGCCAATGTGTCAGGGCTATACCGTGGTTGGCCCACCTTCAGTCCTGACTTATACCTCACAACCTCTACTAACAAATTTCACA ACAAGGAACACCACCCCATGTGTTGCAACCCAGATAGAATACAGCGAGCAACAAACGCCATTGACTTACTTTCCTTGGGCTCAGACcattcccagcattcccagcctTTCTACAGCAACTCATTCGATACCGTACCAAGCAACTCCAACCACAGTTCAAAGTCAACAGTTTGTACCCATACCAATCGCTGTATCAGATACTTTGCCAGTGGAACTTGATGAGTCAAGACGAGACATCCCCATTGTGCCAACGGAAAAGTTACTGCAGGGGGAGGAAGGAAATGATTCTTATGTTCTACATCACACTCTGTCCATTGAGAGCCTGTAA
- the POU2AF1 gene encoding POU domain class 2-associating factor 1 isoform X2 yields the protein MHWQKSVTSDQHQHNQNRPYLGVRVKEPVKELLKRKRGNLAGASSLTPMVPTSYQALPQYTSVVSNTTELPYVDLDATTSLLPIQDEGTFYTGWISQPSSFQPITQWTTCPEYISHETVSCPYTGDMYVQPMCQGYTVVGPPSVLTYTSQPLLTNFTTRNTTPCVATQIEYSEQQTPLTYFPWAQTIPSIPSLSTATHSIPYQATPTTVQSQQFVPIPIAVSDTLPVELDESRRDIPIVPTEKLLQGEEGNDSYVLHHTLSIESL from the exons CTGTGACTTCAGATCAGCACCAGCATAACCAAAACCGACCTTACCTTGGAGTGCGAGTCAAGGAACCAGTCAAAGAGCTTCTGAAAAGAAAGAGAGGAAATTTAGCTGGTGCTAGCTCCTTAACGCCCATG GTGCCCACATCTTACCAGGCTCTTCCACAGTACACGTCAGTAG TCTCAAATACCACTGAGCTTCCCTATGTCGATTTGGATGCTACAACATCATTACTGCCAATACAAGATGAAGGAACGTTCTACACTGGATGGATTTCTCAGCCGTCCTCCTTTCAGCCTATAACACAATGGACAACATGCCCAGAGTACATTTCACATGAGACTGTCAGCTGTCCGTACACAGGAGATATGTATGTTCAGCCAATGTGTCAGGGCTATACCGTGGTTGGCCCACCTTCAGTCCTGACTTATACCTCACAACCTCTACTAACAAATTTCACA ACAAGGAACACCACCCCATGTGTTGCAACCCAGATAGAATACAGCGAGCAACAAACGCCATTGACTTACTTTCCTTGGGCTCAGACcattcccagcattcccagcctTTCTACAGCAACTCATTCGATACCGTACCAAGCAACTCCAACCACAGTTCAAAGTCAACAGTTTGTACCCATACCAATCGCTGTATCAGATACTTTGCCAGTGGAACTTGATGAGTCAAGACGAGACATCCCCATTGTGCCAACGGAAAAGTTACTGCAGGGGGAGGAAGGAAATGATTCTTATGTTCTACATCACACTCTGTCCATTGAGAGCCTGTAA